From a region of the Rouxiella sp. S1S-2 genome:
- the metR gene encoding HTH-type transcriptional regulator MetR — protein sequence MIELKHLRTLQALRNTGSLAAAAAQLHQTQSALSHQFSDLEQRLGFRLFVRKSQPLRFTPQGEIMLQLAEQVLPQIQQALQACHEPQQTSLRIAIECHSCIQWLTPALDAFHKNWPQVLMDFKSGVTFDPQPALQQGELDIVLTSDILPRSGLHYSPMFDFEVRLVLAPDHPLAKKAVITPEDLSSEILMIYPVQRQRLDIWRHFLQPAGVSPALKNVDNTLLLIQMVSAHMGIAALPHWVVESFEKQGLVVTKTLGDGLWSRLYAAVRDGEQRQAVTEAFIRSARQHACNNLPFVRDASRPNGTASQVKALPLPSAS from the coding sequence ATGATCGAACTGAAACATCTGCGGACGCTGCAAGCTCTGCGAAATACCGGCTCTCTTGCCGCCGCAGCGGCACAGCTTCACCAGACCCAATCTGCCCTGTCGCATCAGTTCAGCGACCTCGAGCAGCGTCTCGGTTTCAGACTTTTCGTGCGTAAAAGCCAGCCGCTGCGGTTTACGCCGCAGGGCGAAATCATGCTACAGCTGGCGGAGCAGGTGCTGCCGCAAATTCAGCAGGCACTCCAGGCTTGTCACGAGCCGCAACAGACTTCGCTGCGCATTGCTATCGAATGTCACAGCTGCATACAGTGGTTAACGCCTGCACTGGACGCGTTCCACAAGAATTGGCCACAGGTATTAATGGATTTTAAATCTGGCGTCACTTTTGACCCGCAGCCTGCGCTCCAACAGGGCGAGCTGGACATCGTGCTGACCTCCGACATTCTTCCGCGCAGCGGTCTGCACTACTCACCGATGTTTGATTTTGAAGTGCGTCTGGTTTTGGCGCCGGACCATCCACTGGCAAAGAAAGCGGTAATTACGCCGGAAGACTTGAGCAGCGAGATCCTCATGATCTATCCGGTTCAGCGTCAGCGTCTGGATATCTGGCGTCATTTCCTGCAGCCGGCGGGTGTGAGTCCGGCACTGAAAAACGTCGATAACACGCTGCTGCTGATTCAGATGGTGTCGGCGCACATGGGTATCGCCGCCCTGCCACACTGGGTGGTTGAGAGCTTTGAGAAGCAGGGATTGGTGGTGACCAAAACGCTGGGCGACGGTCTGTGGAGCCGACTCTATGCCGCCGTTCGCGACGGTGAGCAGCGCCAGGCCGTAACCGAGGCGTTCATCCGCTCGGCACGCCAGCACGCCTGCAATAACCTGCCGTTCGTACGCGATGCTTCACGGCCCAACGGTACAGCTTCACAGGTAAAAGCGCTGCCGTTGCCGTCTGCGAGTTAA
- a CDS encoding MFS transporter, translating to MSQSLPDESRINTINTASLTYSPRQIIQTAWIVIAVFMLSNAPTSLYIHWKQQFSFTSGTLTLIFGCYILALVITLLVAGQLAGRLGRKKIILPGLIAALLACLCFMMAQSVCLLLVARFLTGIAVGITVTASMAAVVDAGGEGRKRQAALIASIAMVTGAGLGPVMSGVIVRFLPHPVFTVFTVELVVQLSAIALALRLPAAQEKMAEKSRPLRLPSIASKNIFHLMLGILFFAPGLTATSMMLSLGPVLLNRFSHASSPMIAGLMACMMFSVAVGTQLLCRKQPIARVFYFSGAALIVAMMSIIFTLHGGGVKTIFIAALAAGAAQGLGQLGGLTLLSLNIAAERRAEANALLNIGAYIPAGLLPVVTGYLIDLTCLSLGFTLLAATLTALSMVAITLLVVQRRVSLY from the coding sequence ATGTCGCAGTCGTTACCTGACGAAAGCCGTATAAACACCATAAATACTGCATCATTAACCTATTCTCCGCGCCAGATTATACAAACAGCGTGGATCGTTATTGCTGTCTTTATGCTATCCAATGCACCAACTTCGCTTTATATCCACTGGAAACAGCAGTTTAGTTTTACTTCTGGAACTCTGACGCTCATTTTCGGCTGTTATATTTTGGCTCTGGTGATAACGCTGCTGGTTGCCGGACAGCTTGCCGGCCGGCTGGGAAGAAAAAAAATCATTCTGCCCGGCCTGATCGCCGCCCTATTGGCGTGTCTGTGTTTCATGATGGCGCAGTCGGTCTGCTTACTGTTGGTGGCGCGGTTTCTGACCGGTATTGCGGTGGGGATCACCGTCACAGCCAGCATGGCGGCCGTAGTTGATGCGGGAGGTGAGGGCAGAAAAAGGCAGGCCGCGCTGATAGCGTCTATCGCGATGGTTACCGGCGCAGGGCTAGGACCGGTGATGAGTGGGGTCATTGTGCGATTCTTGCCGCATCCGGTATTCACCGTGTTTACCGTCGAGTTGGTGGTGCAGCTTAGCGCGATAGCCCTTGCACTGCGTTTACCTGCGGCACAGGAAAAAATGGCTGAGAAATCCCGCCCATTGCGTCTGCCGTCGATTGCGTCGAAGAATATTTTTCATTTAATGCTGGGAATACTGTTCTTCGCCCCCGGCCTGACCGCAACCTCGATGATGCTGTCGCTGGGACCCGTATTGCTCAATCGTTTTTCACATGCAAGCAGTCCGATGATTGCCGGATTAATGGCCTGTATGATGTTCAGCGTGGCGGTAGGTACGCAGTTGCTGTGTCGTAAGCAGCCGATTGCGAGAGTGTTTTATTTCAGCGGCGCGGCGCTGATTGTGGCGATGATGAGTATTATTTTTACATTGCACGGCGGTGGGGTTAAGACGATTTTCATTGCCGCTTTGGCGGCAGGGGCTGCACAGGGGCTGGGGCAGTTGGGTGGATTAACGCTGTTGTCGCTAAATATTGCCGCCGAGCGTCGCGCAGAAGCCAACGCATTGCTTAACATCGGCGCTTATATTCCAGCCGGTTTACTGCCGGTCGTCACCGGCTATCTTATTGATCTGACTTGCCTGTCCCTGGGCTTTACCTTGCTCGCCGCTACGCTAACGGCCCTCTCGATGGTGGCGATAACGTTGCTTGTCGTTCAGCGGCGAGTGAGCCTTTATTAA
- a CDS encoding LysR family transcriptional regulator, which translates to MSKLSGIEIFAQVAETRSFSETAKQLGVSSSAVGKSIARLEARLSAQLFYRSTRSITLTTEGAQYLERCRRILAEVENAELELMESHRAPQGQLKISLPFVDVIVLPLVSGFMQRYPDIQLDIDMTDRMVDIIEEGFDAVIRTGTPIDSRLKSRFLGGYQRAIVAAPAYLEKRDTPQHAAELAQHTCLLHKYPSTGRIEQWTGDIEASELPAALVCNTNRVIIDATLKGLGIACLPEYQVRQYLIEGKLEQILKGQSAAENGYWALWPVSKHVTPKLRAFIDYLVEYFNENPLSA; encoded by the coding sequence ATGAGTAAACTCAGCGGTATTGAAATTTTTGCACAGGTTGCCGAGACGCGAAGTTTCTCTGAAACGGCCAAACAGCTGGGCGTGTCTTCGTCCGCGGTGGGTAAAAGCATTGCACGGCTAGAGGCGCGTTTATCCGCACAGTTGTTTTATCGCAGTACGCGCAGCATCACCCTCACCACGGAAGGGGCACAGTATTTAGAGCGCTGTCGCCGTATTCTTGCCGAAGTTGAAAACGCCGAGCTTGAACTGATGGAAAGCCATCGCGCACCTCAGGGCCAACTGAAGATTAGCCTGCCGTTTGTCGACGTGATTGTGCTGCCGCTGGTCAGTGGATTTATGCAGCGCTATCCCGATATTCAGCTCGATATCGACATGACCGACCGGATGGTAGATATCATCGAAGAGGGTTTTGACGCGGTCATCCGCACCGGTACGCCGATAGATTCACGGCTAAAATCTCGATTTCTAGGGGGCTATCAGCGGGCGATTGTGGCAGCGCCGGCTTATCTCGAGAAAAGGGACACGCCGCAGCATGCTGCCGAGCTGGCTCAACACACCTGCCTGCTGCATAAATATCCCAGCACGGGAAGAATCGAACAGTGGACCGGGGATATTGAGGCCTCAGAGCTGCCCGCGGCGTTGGTGTGTAATACTAACCGGGTGATTATCGACGCCACGCTTAAAGGCTTGGGGATCGCCTGTTTGCCAGAATATCAGGTGCGTCAGTATCTCATTGAGGGGAAATTAGAGCAGATTCTTAAAGGGCAGTCTGCGGCCGAAAATGGTTATTGGGCGCTGTGGCCGGTGAGTAAACATGTGACCCCCAAATTACGGGCTTTTATCGATTATCTGGTGGAATACTTTAACGAGAACCCGCTTAGTGCTTAA
- the ugpQ gene encoding glycerophosphodiester phosphodiesterase produces the protein MTAWPYPRIVAHRGGGSLAPENTLAAIDTGARLGHSMIEFDVKLAQGGEIFLLHDDTLNRTSNGWGVAGELGWDKLVQLDAGSWYSSSFSGEKLPLLSEVAARCAKYGMMANIEIKGTTGLAFETGEQVALAARELWQGQAVPPLLSSFDVASLEAAQAAAPELPRGILLDKWDENWQALTTRLGCVSLHINHKELTEERVHSLKQAGLHILVYTVNSPERASQLLGWGVDCICTDRIDLIGPDFAAKI, from the coding sequence ATGACAGCTTGGCCTTATCCACGAATTGTGGCCCATCGCGGCGGCGGTTCGCTGGCGCCTGAAAATACTTTGGCGGCGATTGATACCGGTGCGCGTCTCGGCCACAGCATGATTGAGTTTGACGTCAAATTGGCACAGGGCGGCGAAATTTTTCTGCTGCATGATGACACCCTTAACCGCACCAGCAACGGCTGGGGCGTGGCGGGAGAGTTGGGTTGGGACAAACTGGTTCAGCTTGATGCAGGCAGCTGGTACAGCAGCAGCTTTAGCGGAGAGAAATTGCCGCTGCTGTCAGAAGTGGCGGCGCGCTGTGCCAAATACGGCATGATGGCCAATATCGAAATCAAAGGCACGACCGGACTGGCATTTGAGACCGGTGAGCAGGTGGCATTGGCGGCACGCGAACTGTGGCAGGGTCAGGCCGTTCCGCCTCTGCTTTCCTCGTTTGACGTCGCGTCGCTTGAGGCCGCGCAGGCCGCTGCGCCCGAGCTGCCACGCGGAATTTTATTGGATAAGTGGGACGAGAACTGGCAGGCGTTAACCACGCGTCTGGGCTGCGTTTCGTTGCATATTAATCATAAAGAACTGACCGAAGAGCGGGTGCACAGCCTGAAACAGGCCGGTTTGCACATTCTGGTGTATACGGTGAACAGTCCGGAAAGAGCAAGCCAACTGTTGGGCTGGGGCGTGGACTGCATCTGCACAGACCGCATCGACCTGATAGGCCCGGATTTTGCGGCCAAGATTTAA
- a CDS encoding sn-glycerol-3-phosphate import ATP-binding protein UgpC: MANLKLQAVTKSYDGQNQIIKTIDLDVADGEFIVMVGPSGCGKSTLLRMVAGLERTTSGDIYIDNVRVTNLEPKDRGIAMVFQNYALYPHMSVYDNMAYGLKIRGFGKAQIQARVEEAARILELGPLLKRKPRELSGGQRQRVAMGRAIVREPAVFLFDEPLSNLDAKLRVQMRLELQQLHRRLRTTSLYVTHDQVEAMTLAERVIVMNKGIAEQIGTPSEVYQRPASLFVASFIGSPAMNLLPGQLTSDGTSLVMEGGYELPLPKARPEWGGRVLTLGVRPEHIQLTDDPHTGIPMELKNLELLGADNLAHGVWAGSGMVVRLSHENCPATGTQLRLVLPAHALHFFDSKSGLRME, from the coding sequence ATGGCAAATTTAAAACTACAGGCAGTGACCAAGTCTTACGACGGACAGAATCAGATTATCAAAACTATCGATCTGGACGTTGCCGACGGCGAATTTATCGTGATGGTTGGCCCTTCGGGCTGCGGTAAGTCTACCCTGCTGCGCATGGTGGCCGGGCTGGAGCGCACCACCAGCGGCGATATTTATATCGACAATGTGCGTGTGACCAATCTTGAACCGAAAGATCGCGGCATCGCGATGGTATTTCAAAACTACGCGCTCTATCCGCACATGAGCGTGTACGACAACATGGCCTACGGCCTGAAAATTCGCGGCTTCGGTAAAGCGCAGATTCAGGCGCGGGTTGAAGAGGCGGCGCGTATTCTTGAGCTGGGTCCACTGCTTAAACGCAAACCGCGCGAGCTTTCCGGCGGTCAGCGCCAGCGTGTAGCAATGGGGCGTGCCATCGTGCGCGAGCCGGCCGTTTTTCTTTTTGATGAACCTTTATCGAACCTGGATGCGAAGCTGCGCGTGCAAATGCGCCTCGAGTTACAGCAGTTGCACCGCCGCCTGCGGACCACCAGCCTGTATGTGACGCACGACCAGGTTGAGGCGATGACCTTGGCCGAGCGCGTGATTGTGATGAACAAAGGGATTGCCGAGCAAATCGGTACTCCTTCAGAGGTTTATCAGCGTCCTGCCAGTCTGTTTGTCGCCAGCTTTATTGGTTCACCGGCAATGAACCTGCTGCCGGGGCAATTGACCTCCGACGGCACATCGCTGGTGATGGAGGGCGGATACGAGCTGCCGCTGCCAAAGGCCCGTCCCGAGTGGGGCGGTCGCGTGTTGACCTTAGGGGTGCGACCGGAGCATATTCAACTCACGGACGATCCGCACACTGGCATTCCGATGGAGCTGAAAAACCTTGAGTTGCTGGGTGCGGACAATCTGGCCCACGGCGTTTGGGCGGGAAGCGGCATGGTAGTGCGACTCTCACATGAAAATTGTCCGGCGACGGGCACGCAATTACGTTTGGTTTTACCCGCGCACGCGCTACACTTTTTTGATTCAAAAAGCGGATTACGGATGGAGTGA
- the ugpE gene encoding sn-glycerol-3-phosphate ABC transporter permease UgpE produces the protein MIENRRGLDIFCHAVLIIGVLMVLFPLYVAFVAATLDNKQIFQVPMSLIPGGHFFENIRTIWTQGAGSNSPAFGPLLLNSFIMAMAITVGKISISMLSAFAIVYFRFPLRNLFFWLIFMTLMLPVEVRIFPTVQVIANLHMLDSYTGLTLPLMASATATFLFRQFFMTLPDELLEAARIDGAGAMRFFWDIVLPLSKTNLAALFVITFIYGWNQYLWPILVTSDASMGTAVAGIKSMISSGDGSTQWNQVMAAMILTLLPPLAVVLLMQRWFVRGLVDSEK, from the coding sequence ATGATTGAAAACAGAAGAGGTCTTGATATTTTCTGTCACGCTGTGCTGATTATTGGCGTGCTGATGGTGTTGTTCCCGCTGTACGTGGCCTTTGTTGCCGCGACGCTGGATAACAAACAGATTTTTCAGGTGCCGATGAGCCTGATCCCCGGCGGGCACTTTTTTGAGAACATCCGCACCATCTGGACGCAGGGCGCGGGCAGCAACAGTCCGGCGTTTGGTCCGCTGCTGTTGAACAGCTTTATCATGGCGATGGCGATTACCGTCGGCAAGATTTCAATTTCAATGCTATCGGCCTTCGCCATCGTCTATTTCCGTTTTCCGCTGCGTAACCTGTTCTTCTGGCTAATTTTTATGACTCTGATGTTGCCAGTAGAAGTGCGTATTTTCCCGACGGTGCAGGTTATTGCTAATTTGCACATGCTCGACAGTTACACGGGTCTTACGCTGCCGCTAATGGCTTCGGCCACCGCGACCTTCCTGTTCCGACAGTTCTTTATGACTCTGCCGGACGAACTGCTGGAAGCGGCGCGTATCGACGGCGCGGGTGCGATGCGCTTTTTCTGGGACATCGTGCTGCCATTATCGAAAACCAACCTCGCAGCGCTGTTTGTTATCACCTTTATTTACGGCTGGAACCAATATCTGTGGCCGATTTTAGTGACCAGCGATGCCTCGATGGGCACCGCGGTGGCCGGAATCAAGAGCATGATCTCCTCTGGAGACGGTTCGACACAGTGGAATCAGGTGATGGCCGCAATGATCCTGACGTTATTGCCACCTTTGGCAGTAGTGCTCCTGATGCAGCGCTGGTTTGTGCGCGGCCTGGTAGACAGTGAAAAATGA
- the ugpA gene encoding sn-glycerol-3-phosphate ABC transporter permease UgpA, producing the protein MSSHRPGFGCSWLPYALVLPQLLITAIFFLWPAGQALWFSMQTMDPFGVSSVFAGLTNFQQLFQDPYYLASFYTTLKFSFMVAFFGLGISLLLAAMVDHVIRGSRIYQTLLILPYAVAPAVAAVLWMFLFSPGLGLITHFLGTLGYNWNHAQNSGQAMFLVVLASIWQQVSYNFLFFLAALQSIPRSLVEAAAIDGAGPIRRFFNLVLPLISPVSFFLLVVNLVYAFFDTFPVIDAATQGGPVQATTTLIYKVYREGFTGLDLSSSAAQSVVLMVMVIALTFIQFRFVERKVRYQ; encoded by the coding sequence ATGAGTTCACACCGTCCCGGGTTTGGCTGTAGCTGGCTGCCTTATGCGCTGGTTCTGCCTCAATTGTTGATTACGGCCATCTTTTTCCTGTGGCCCGCCGGTCAGGCACTGTGGTTTTCGATGCAAACAATGGATCCTTTTGGGGTCTCGAGCGTGTTTGCCGGTCTGACTAACTTTCAACAGCTGTTCCAGGATCCTTACTACCTCGCCTCTTTCTACACCACGCTGAAATTCAGCTTTATGGTGGCATTTTTTGGCCTGGGCATCTCTCTGCTGCTGGCGGCAATGGTTGACCACGTGATCCGCGGCAGCCGGATTTATCAAACGTTACTGATTCTGCCTTATGCCGTTGCGCCCGCCGTTGCCGCCGTACTGTGGATGTTTTTGTTCAGCCCTGGCTTGGGTTTGATAACGCATTTCCTCGGTACGCTTGGTTATAACTGGAACCATGCGCAAAACAGCGGACAAGCGATGTTTCTGGTGGTGCTGGCGTCAATTTGGCAGCAGGTGAGCTACAACTTCCTGTTCTTTTTAGCCGCGCTGCAGTCGATTCCCCGTTCACTGGTTGAGGCCGCGGCCATTGACGGCGCCGGTCCCATTCGACGCTTCTTCAATCTGGTACTGCCGCTGATTTCACCGGTCAGCTTCTTCCTGCTGGTGGTCAATCTGGTTTACGCCTTCTTCGACACCTTCCCGGTGATTGACGCGGCAACGCAGGGCGGACCGGTTCAGGCAACCACTACCTTGATTTATAAGGTATATCGTGAAGGTTTCACCGGTCTCGATCTCTCTAGCTCGGCCGCGCAGTCGGTAGTGCTGATGGTCATGGTGATTGCCCTGACATTTATTCAGTTCCGCTTCGTCGAGCGTAAGGTGCGTTACCAATGA